One window of Chloroflexus aggregans DSM 9485 genomic DNA carries:
- a CDS encoding DUF445 domain-containing protein has protein sequence MEDQQRLQDLRRMQLLATGLLVMAGMLFVVTSIWRDTMPWIPYVRAFAEAAMVGAFADWFAVTALFRHPLGIPIPHTAIIPARKTRIAVSFGRFIETNFLDPDQITERICRHDPATRLAHWLRNPKRGEQIADLAAEAVSGVLRVVNDEDVSQALANGLSRRLETIPVAPLLGRLLGVLLSGGRQRDVLMQIVSLLAEVIASNEVEIRRRIAGELPVWVPRIVDQRIYERLLEGVQRLLRELREDPDHPLYQQFTALIDRWIVNLQFDPQIQQQGEALKREVLAHPLVREWAEASWRDVKLTLLDQSVTPASPLRRSIALAVTQFADILERDPEWRAKIEQWLTAAVAALVRRYRRAIGEFVTQIIHSWDTAEVTRKIELQFGRDLQFIRINGTIVGGLVGLIIYSIAQLLP, from the coding sequence ATGGAGGATCAACAACGTTTGCAAGATCTGCGCCGGATGCAGCTACTAGCGACTGGCCTTTTAGTTATGGCGGGCATGCTCTTTGTGGTTACCAGTATCTGGCGTGATACTATGCCGTGGATACCGTATGTCCGTGCCTTTGCCGAAGCGGCGATGGTCGGTGCATTCGCCGACTGGTTTGCGGTTACGGCGCTCTTTCGTCATCCGCTAGGCATACCGATCCCGCATACGGCCATCATTCCGGCCCGCAAAACGCGCATTGCGGTGAGTTTTGGCCGTTTTATCGAGACGAACTTTCTCGATCCCGATCAGATTACCGAGCGTATCTGTCGCCACGACCCGGCGACTCGCCTCGCGCATTGGTTGCGGAACCCCAAACGGGGTGAACAGATAGCCGATCTCGCTGCGGAGGCGGTGAGTGGCGTGTTGCGGGTGGTGAACGATGAAGATGTGAGTCAGGCGCTGGCGAATGGTTTGAGCCGTCGGTTAGAAACGATCCCGGTGGCACCGTTGCTCGGACGTTTATTAGGCGTATTGTTGTCGGGTGGGCGTCAGCGCGATGTGCTCATGCAGATTGTGAGTTTATTAGCTGAGGTCATAGCGAGCAACGAAGTAGAGATCCGGCGTCGTATCGCCGGTGAGTTACCGGTATGGGTCCCGCGGATCGTCGACCAACGCATCTACGAACGGTTATTGGAGGGTGTACAGCGTTTGTTACGCGAATTGCGTGAAGATCCCGATCATCCGCTCTACCAGCAATTTACCGCGCTGATCGATCGTTGGATCGTTAATCTGCAATTTGATCCGCAGATTCAGCAACAAGGGGAAGCGTTGAAGCGCGAAGTTTTGGCGCATCCACTCGTCCGTGAATGGGCGGAGGCGAGTTGGCGTGATGTCAAACTGACGTTGCTCGATCAAAGCGTGACGCCCGCCTCACCGTTGCGTCGTTCAATCGCGCTGGCCGTTACCCAATTTGCCGACATCCTTGAACGTGATCCTGAATGGCGGGCAAAAATCGAGCAGTGGCTCACCGCGGCAGTCGCAGCTTTGGTCCGACGTTACCGGCGGGCAATCGGTGAATTCGTGACTCAGATCATACATAGCTGGGATACGGCGGAGGTGACACGCAAGA
- a CDS encoding mechanosensitive ion channel family protein: MIANEINDFAPVILVGIALVISITVDWTVRRRIQRWADTRERIVIEAVAIALGGQFTFWTLFLIFQQVANRFLAESTITAIQPLLDLAGIMAITILIVRLITNLVDSYLRHRQIGNISLIQNLLRGLGALAVGGTLLISYGVPLSPVLTVIAGSSLGLTLALREPLANFFAGVQIIVSNRVKPGDYIRLASGEEGFVTDIRWSDTYIRQLANNIIIIPNVQMITQIVTNFSRPEPELAVLVDVAVSADADLAHTEAIALEVAREVLTTTTGGVATFEPLVRFNAVDATGIRFTVVLRGQSFTDQFLLRHEFIKRFHTRLQHEGIATPTHMVRLFAET, encoded by the coding sequence ATGATTGCTAACGAAATCAATGACTTTGCACCTGTCATTCTCGTCGGTATTGCCCTTGTCATCAGCATTACCGTTGACTGGACCGTCCGACGGCGTATCCAACGGTGGGCCGACACTCGTGAACGTATCGTTATCGAAGCCGTTGCCATCGCACTCGGCGGGCAATTCACCTTCTGGACCTTGTTTCTGATCTTCCAACAAGTCGCCAACCGCTTCCTCGCCGAGTCGACCATCACTGCCATCCAGCCTCTGCTCGATCTCGCCGGGATAATGGCGATCACGATCTTGATCGTGCGTTTGATCACGAATCTGGTCGACTCGTACCTCCGTCATCGCCAAATCGGTAACATTTCACTCATCCAGAATCTGCTACGCGGGTTGGGCGCACTTGCGGTCGGTGGCACCCTCTTAATAAGCTATGGTGTGCCGCTTAGTCCGGTGCTCACCGTTATTGCCGGTTCGAGCCTTGGCCTGACCCTTGCCTTACGAGAACCGTTAGCAAATTTCTTCGCCGGCGTGCAGATCATCGTCTCGAACCGCGTCAAGCCCGGCGACTACATTCGCCTCGCCTCGGGGGAAGAGGGGTTTGTCACCGATATTCGCTGGTCTGACACGTACATTCGTCAGCTCGCTAACAATATTATTATCATTCCTAACGTACAAATGATCACGCAGATCGTGACGAATTTTAGCCGCCCTGAACCGGAGTTAGCGGTGCTGGTCGATGTTGCCGTAAGTGCAGATGCCGATCTGGCGCATACCGAAGCTATTGCTTTGGAGGTAGCTCGTGAGGTGTTAACTACGACGACCGGTGGCGTCGCCACATTTGAGCCGTTGGTGCGCTTTAACGCGGTTGACGCTACCGGCATCCGTTTCACGGTCGTCTTACGGGGGCAAAGTTTTACCGACCAGTTTCTCTTACGTCACGAGTTCATCAAACGGTTCCACACCCGTCTTCAACACGAAGGGATCGCTACGCCTACCCATATGGTACGGTTGTTCGCAGAAACATAA
- a CDS encoding protealysin inhibitor emfourin, whose protein sequence is MTTATLSTAQRNRLQTIIAALDGERLATTPVPTSPCCDRLNYLIQIDTVVIRFTDVNAPTECRPLLEVLNTIIADITSHRSLPSS, encoded by the coding sequence GTGACGACCGCAACACTCAGCACTGCGCAACGTAACAGACTACAGACAATCATCGCTGCCCTGGATGGAGAACGCCTCGCAACGACACCTGTCCCTACCTCACCCTGTTGCGATCGGTTGAACTATCTGATTCAGATCGATACTGTAGTTATACGCTTCACCGACGTCAATGCTCCTACCGAGTGCCGGCCACTACTTGAAGTGTTGAACACGATCATTGCGGACATCACCTCACATCGTTCGTTGCCGTCGTCTTAG
- a CDS encoding CPBP family intramembrane glutamic endopeptidase, which produces MAALNWRGLGWFVGLSVGLAWLCCAPLWLSEAGLADPLALPLMLAMMVTPALATLIVNRWISPPPGGIVKATGLGLGKGRRWGWYWLFAWTVPGLVMVVSPFVSALFGVYDLDLSLSGFRALLNAAGAGEALANVSLWPIVIAQLGVALVIGPILNAIPVFGEEWGWRGYLLPQLLPLGQWPALIISGVIWGLWHAPIILLGYNYPTNPALGVVMMTAFCVLVGIILGWTRLATGSVWPAVIGHGSINAFGGAVALFAREGATVDTIWATALGITGWPLWVAIIVVLVLTHRLPVADPPDRALQGVMTVKPTY; this is translated from the coding sequence GTGGCTGCGCTGAATTGGCGTGGGTTAGGCTGGTTTGTTGGTTTAAGCGTGGGCTTGGCGTGGTTATGCTGCGCGCCATTGTGGCTGAGCGAGGCCGGTCTGGCCGATCCGCTGGCGTTGCCGCTGATGCTGGCGATGATGGTCACGCCGGCATTGGCGACGTTGATCGTAAACCGTTGGATTAGCCCGCCGCCGGGAGGAATCGTGAAAGCGACCGGGTTGGGGCTGGGCAAAGGCCGGCGCTGGGGCTGGTACTGGCTGTTTGCGTGGACGGTCCCCGGCCTCGTGATGGTGGTTTCGCCGTTTGTCAGCGCACTGTTTGGTGTCTACGATCTCGACCTATCGTTGTCGGGATTTCGGGCCTTGCTGAACGCTGCCGGTGCAGGTGAGGCGCTGGCGAATGTGTCGTTGTGGCCGATTGTGATCGCGCAACTGGGGGTGGCATTGGTCATTGGGCCAATCCTCAATGCGATCCCCGTGTTTGGTGAGGAGTGGGGCTGGCGGGGGTATCTCTTGCCGCAGTTGTTGCCGCTCGGCCAATGGCCGGCGCTGATCATCAGCGGCGTGATTTGGGGCTTGTGGCACGCGCCAATCATCCTGCTCGGCTACAACTACCCGACTAATCCGGCGCTTGGCGTGGTGATGATGACGGCGTTCTGCGTGTTGGTAGGCATCATACTGGGGTGGACGAGGCTGGCGACAGGGAGCGTCTGGCCGGCGGTGATCGGGCATGGTAGCATCAATGCCTTTGGTGGCGCAGTTGCGCTGTTTGCCCGCGAAGGGGCGACGGTTGACACGATCTGGGCGACGGCGCTGGGCATCACCGGTTGGCCGTTGTGGGTGGCAATCATTGTGGTACTTGTTTTGACCCATCGGTTGCCGGTTGCCGATCCACCGGATCGAGCTTTGCAAGGAGTGATGACGGTCAAACCGACGTATTAA
- a CDS encoding SdpI family protein: MRNLRFMIVITALMWVFGAVMLPFIPDPAPIHWNAAGEIDGYGSRWFVAFFPPAIATLMAALAPILPRIDPRGQGYVAFARTYALIMNSLVVFFAVIHVITIGGAVAWPISVPRLISIGAALLIAVLGNELGRVTPNYFVGIRTPWTLADPEVWRITHRVGARLFVAGGLASALVSLFVPEDWLFATSFPLIIVPALATIPYSYIVWRRLHRAG; this comes from the coding sequence ATGCGTAATCTGCGGTTCATGATTGTCATCACGGCGCTGATGTGGGTGTTTGGCGCAGTGATGCTACCCTTTATCCCCGATCCGGCGCCAATTCACTGGAATGCTGCCGGTGAGATTGATGGCTATGGCAGCCGGTGGTTTGTGGCCTTCTTCCCACCGGCGATCGCTACGCTCATGGCCGCACTCGCGCCGATCTTGCCACGGATCGATCCGCGCGGGCAGGGGTATGTCGCCTTTGCGCGCACATACGCGCTGATTATGAATAGCCTCGTCGTCTTTTTTGCTGTGATTCATGTCATCACCATTGGCGGAGCGGTCGCTTGGCCGATCAGCGTGCCGCGGCTGATCAGCATTGGGGCGGCGCTGCTGATTGCGGTCTTAGGAAACGAGTTAGGGCGGGTGACGCCAAACTATTTTGTCGGCATTCGTACCCCGTGGACGCTGGCCGATCCGGAGGTGTGGCGGATCACGCACCGGGTCGGTGCGCGCTTGTTCGTGGCCGGCGGCTTGGCGTCGGCGCTGGTCAGCCTGTTCGTGCCGGAAGATTGGCTGTTTGCGACCAGTTTTCCGTTGATCATTGTGCCGGCGTTGGCGACCATCCCGTATTCGTACATTGTGTGGCGGCGGTTGCACCGGGCCGGCTAG
- a CDS encoding autorepressor SdpR family transcription factor has translation MEQAITRTLHALSDPTRRAILQMLNERDMTAGEIAARFAISAPSVSHHLSVLKAVDLVTAERHGQHMIYRLNTTVLQEVLSLLMDLFKVGVDADTQRKEGGHA, from the coding sequence ATGGAACAAGCCATCACCCGCACGCTTCACGCCTTGTCGGATCCGACCCGGCGAGCGATTCTCCAGATGCTGAACGAGCGCGACATGACAGCAGGCGAGATTGCGGCACGGTTTGCGATCTCGGCGCCGAGCGTATCGCACCATCTCAGCGTGCTCAAGGCGGTGGATCTGGTGACTGCCGAGCGGCATGGCCAGCACATGATCTATCGCCTGAATACAACCGTGTTGCAAGAGGTGTTGAGTCTGTTGATGGATCTGTTTAAGGTTGGCGTAGACGCCGATACACAACGAAAGGAGGGCGGCCATGCGTAA
- a CDS encoding PHA/PHB synthase family protein, whose protein sequence is MTSADAAPIDFERMTEQLLKEIERTTKSSDMAARIATNRIKVAVGQTPKEQIWALNKMRLYHYYPQVPPEQRKPIPLLLVFALINRPYIFDLRPGNSFVEFMLKHGYEVYLLDWGTPGPEDAHYDFEDFSLKFLPRAIRAMKRHSGKNEFSMLGWCIGATIVTIYAAMRPDDGLRNLILLTAPIDFSDKEGSTFSRWLNTEYYNVDELVRQFGNVPAAIIEYGNKMLKPVENYIGTYLKLWDNLDNPAVVEAWLAMNTWVTDNVDFPGAAFRQWVVEFFRENRLMENKLMMEGRVVDLANIKANLLNVIADKDHIVPNCQSRSVMDRVGSKDKKLIELKGGHIGIMVGSGASKRAWPQIESWLSERSN, encoded by the coding sequence ATGACTAGTGCAGATGCTGCACCGATCGATTTCGAGCGGATGACCGAGCAGTTGCTGAAGGAGATTGAGCGCACCACGAAGAGCAGCGATATGGCTGCCCGGATTGCGACCAATCGTATCAAAGTCGCGGTCGGTCAGACGCCAAAAGAGCAGATTTGGGCGCTGAATAAGATGCGCCTGTACCACTACTATCCGCAGGTGCCGCCGGAGCAGCGCAAACCGATCCCACTGCTTTTGGTCTTCGCGCTGATCAACCGTCCATATATCTTCGACTTGCGTCCCGGTAACAGCTTCGTCGAGTTCATGCTTAAGCATGGCTACGAAGTCTATCTGCTCGACTGGGGCACCCCCGGCCCGGAAGATGCACATTACGATTTTGAGGACTTCTCGCTGAAGTTTTTGCCCCGTGCAATCCGGGCTATGAAGCGTCACAGCGGCAAGAACGAGTTTAGCATGTTGGGTTGGTGCATCGGAGCGACAATCGTCACCATTTACGCAGCGATGCGCCCCGATGATGGGCTGCGTAACCTGATTTTGCTGACCGCGCCAATCGATTTTAGCGACAAAGAGGGGAGTACCTTCAGCCGCTGGCTCAATACCGAGTACTACAACGTCGATGAACTGGTGCGCCAGTTCGGGAATGTGCCCGCCGCTATTATCGAGTACGGCAATAAGATGCTGAAGCCGGTCGAGAATTATATCGGCACCTACTTGAAGCTGTGGGATAACCTCGATAACCCGGCGGTGGTCGAGGCATGGCTTGCTATGAATACATGGGTGACCGATAACGTTGATTTTCCCGGCGCTGCCTTCCGCCAGTGGGTGGTCGAGTTCTTCCGCGAAAATCGGCTGATGGAAAATAAGCTCATGATGGAAGGGCGCGTCGTCGATCTTGCCAATATCAAGGCAAACTTGCTCAACGTGATCGCCGACAAGGATCATATCGTCCCCAACTGCCAGTCTCGCTCGGTGATGGATCGCGTTGGAAGTAAGGATAAGAAGCTGATCGAACTGAAAGGTGGCCATATCGGCATTATGGTCGGTAGTGGTGCCAGCAAGCGAGCATGGCCTCAGATCGAATCATGGCTGAGCGAGCGTAGCAACTAG
- a CDS encoding beta-ketoacyl-ACP reductase — translation MRLSGKVAIVTGGGQGIGRATALLFGKEGAKVAVADINEEAATATANTIIEAGGQAKAFVVNVGQAASVEAMVKGVVEWAGTVDILVNNAGITRDARMIKMTEEQFDAVINVNLKGVWLCTKYVAPIMIEKGSGSIINAASIVAFNGNFGQTNYVASKAGVIGMTKTWAREFGPSGIRVNAVAPGFTQTDMIAHVPEKVLDEFKGRTPLRRLATPEDVAYAYLFLASDESGFITGEVLPVDGGLDL, via the coding sequence ATGCGCCTGAGCGGAAAAGTTGCTATCGTAACCGGCGGTGGGCAGGGCATTGGCCGTGCCACGGCGCTCCTGTTCGGTAAAGAGGGTGCGAAGGTTGCGGTCGCCGATATTAACGAGGAAGCAGCTACCGCGACTGCGAACACGATTATTGAGGCCGGTGGTCAGGCGAAGGCATTCGTGGTGAATGTCGGGCAAGCAGCTTCGGTTGAGGCGATGGTCAAGGGAGTTGTCGAATGGGCCGGTACCGTTGATATTCTCGTGAACAACGCCGGTATTACCCGCGACGCTCGCATGATTAAGATGACCGAAGAGCAGTTTGATGCGGTGATTAACGTTAACCTTAAGGGTGTCTGGCTGTGTACCAAGTACGTCGCACCGATTATGATCGAAAAAGGAAGTGGCTCGATCATCAATGCGGCGTCGATTGTCGCCTTTAACGGCAATTTCGGTCAGACCAATTATGTCGCGTCAAAGGCAGGGGTGATCGGGATGACGAAGACATGGGCCCGTGAGTTCGGACCAAGTGGTATCCGAGTAAACGCGGTGGCTCCCGGCTTTACCCAGACTGATATGATCGCGCATGTGCCCGAAAAGGTGCTCGATGAGTTTAAGGGTCGCACACCGCTCCGCCGGCTGGCTACGCCCGAAGACGTAGCATATGCTTACCTCTTCCTCGCCTCCGACGAGTCAGGTTTTATCACCGGTGAGGTGCTGCCGGTTGATGGCGGCTTAGATTTGTAG